The Chryseolinea soli genome contains a region encoding:
- a CDS encoding T9SS type A sorting domain-containing protein has product MQRFALLLSFLLCAFIGTSTAQTIDPNFNPAIFTSGRVYQAGMQSNGKVIITGMFSKFNGVDVSSIARLNTDGSIDNTFSAGTGPKGIYAGAQISRIAIQPDNKIIVLGNFSTFNGKTHPMGVRLMPDGAVDETFNLSTYLTDNTYGLVGRIVLLPDGSFITSKQVQESGQYHVELVKIKSDGSRDATFTATIEGYEYDLKVWNGKILVAGSFTKCNGTTVGNIVRLKADGSIDTAFGTGADRQVIQIVVQSTNKVILNGGFYNFNGTNHYGTIRLNTDDTVDPTFVAYLGDRVDAMVVDGADNVYASQGDFHELTKMDANGKDVSTLTTDMASYLMFQPDGKLLALGYTGPNSQGALRLNANFTKDNTYPTSLEGPRYPGRITEMVTQPDGKIVMVGDFVSFGGEAHAGIVRLNTDLSIDETFATGTGFQIEYNYVLFNFLKCQSDGKLVIYGQFDTYNGVKVGQMMRLNSDGTLDNSYSGKTTFFFTNAEMFNDELYITDRYGPYITRRMINGATDASFAPTLDGGLDGCRVQADGKVLVYGDFTHINGTAVEKIARLLPDGSLDLTFKTDHGTPVRYVTDVHSHDKGKIIVGGLFGSPAAPDDQSKDLNYIGLDQAGVIRDDFQVQVKPQVTSYMQMFPLKDSSLLVTGVSGLNRMFPSGKLDNSFTTLAYDAYLEVLPLSPTSFLYSIRNSDTGARIFHVTYTAMPAAPKTPVLTSVTAALSGVPTLTWQDNASDETQYIIERAGTNGVFSMIGAAPANATTYHDGTAASNTAYIYRVAAANDYGETYSNTKAFQTSIVTGVEEVLVGKLYPNPSRGLVQVDFPAAAQRTLRILNLSGNAIQELRTTGESVTLDLSGQPAGMYCIQISEGVSQKSVKVVKY; this is encoded by the coding sequence ATGCAGCGTTTTGCTTTATTACTCTCCTTTTTGCTTTGTGCCTTTATCGGCACGTCTACAGCCCAGACCATCGACCCCAATTTCAACCCGGCGATCTTTACCAGTGGCCGTGTATACCAGGCTGGTATGCAAAGCAATGGCAAGGTCATCATTACGGGCATGTTCTCGAAATTCAATGGCGTCGACGTCTCCTCCATCGCTCGCTTGAATACCGATGGCTCTATCGACAACACCTTTTCCGCGGGCACCGGCCCGAAAGGCATCTATGCCGGGGCGCAGATCTCGCGCATTGCCATCCAGCCCGACAACAAGATCATCGTGCTGGGCAATTTCTCCACATTCAATGGCAAGACCCACCCGATGGGTGTGCGGCTCATGCCCGATGGCGCGGTGGACGAAACGTTCAACCTGTCGACCTACCTGACCGACAACACCTATGGACTCGTGGGCCGGATCGTCCTGTTGCCTGACGGTTCGTTCATCACTTCCAAACAAGTACAAGAATCCGGACAGTATCACGTCGAACTGGTCAAGATCAAATCCGACGGCTCGCGCGATGCCACGTTCACCGCCACGATCGAAGGATACGAATACGACCTCAAAGTGTGGAACGGCAAAATACTCGTAGCCGGCAGCTTCACCAAATGCAATGGCACTACCGTTGGCAACATCGTGCGCCTCAAAGCCGACGGCTCCATCGACACCGCGTTCGGCACAGGCGCCGATCGGCAGGTCATTCAGATCGTCGTGCAATCCACCAACAAGGTGATCCTCAATGGTGGTTTCTATAATTTCAACGGCACAAATCATTATGGTACGATCCGCCTCAATACCGACGACACCGTCGACCCTACCTTCGTCGCCTATCTCGGCGACCGGGTCGATGCGATGGTGGTCGATGGCGCGGATAACGTCTATGCCAGCCAAGGCGATTTTCATGAACTCACTAAAATGGACGCGAATGGCAAGGACGTATCTACCCTCACGACCGACATGGCTTCATACCTGATGTTTCAGCCGGACGGCAAGCTGCTGGCCCTTGGTTACACAGGACCTAACAGCCAGGGCGCGCTGCGGTTGAACGCCAACTTCACAAAAGACAACACCTATCCCACGTCGCTCGAAGGGCCCCGCTACCCCGGGCGCATCACGGAAATGGTCACGCAGCCCGACGGCAAGATCGTGATGGTGGGCGATTTCGTTTCGTTTGGCGGCGAGGCCCACGCGGGCATCGTGAGGCTCAACACCGACCTTTCGATTGATGAAACCTTTGCGACCGGCACCGGCTTCCAGATCGAATACAATTATGTCTTGTTCAATTTTCTAAAGTGCCAGTCCGACGGCAAGCTGGTCATCTACGGGCAATTCGATACCTACAACGGCGTGAAAGTAGGACAGATGATGCGCCTCAACAGCGACGGCACGCTCGACAATTCCTACAGTGGCAAAACGACATTTTTCTTCACCAACGCCGAGATGTTCAACGACGAGCTTTACATCACCGATCGCTATGGACCCTATATCACGCGGCGGATGATCAACGGTGCCACCGATGCCAGTTTCGCCCCGACGCTTGACGGCGGCCTGGATGGCTGTCGCGTACAGGCCGACGGCAAAGTGCTGGTATATGGAGACTTCACCCACATCAACGGCACGGCGGTAGAGAAGATTGCCCGCCTGCTGCCGGACGGATCGCTGGATCTCACCTTCAAGACCGACCATGGCACCCCCGTCCGGTATGTAACAGACGTACATTCCCACGACAAAGGCAAGATCATCGTAGGGGGATTGTTTGGTTCCCCGGCCGCTCCCGACGATCAATCGAAGGATCTCAACTACATTGGCCTGGATCAGGCAGGCGTTATCCGCGACGATTTCCAGGTCCAGGTCAAACCGCAGGTCACCAGCTATATGCAGATGTTCCCGTTGAAAGACAGTAGCCTGTTAGTGACCGGTGTGAGCGGCTTGAACCGGATGTTCCCCTCGGGTAAACTCGACAACAGCTTTACCACGCTGGCCTACGACGCCTACCTGGAGGTGTTGCCCTTGTCGCCCACATCGTTCTTGTATTCCATCCGAAACAGCGACACCGGAGCCCGTATTTTCCACGTCACTTATACCGCCATGCCGGCGGCCCCCAAAACACCGGTGTTAACAAGCGTGACGGCTGCGCTGTCGGGTGTGCCGACGCTGACCTGGCAGGATAATGCTTCGGACGAAACCCAATACATCATCGAGCGCGCCGGCACAAATGGTGTCTTCTCGATGATCGGCGCCGCCCCCGCCAACGCCACGACCTATCACGACGGAACAGCAGCATCCAACACAGCGTATATCTACCGGGTTGCTGCCGCGAACGACTACGGTGAGACATATTCCAACACGAAAGCCTTCCAAACATCTATCGTCACCGGCGTGGAGGAAGTGCTCGTTGGCAAGCTCTATCCCAACCCCAGCAGAGGCCTCGTCCAGGTGGACTTCCCGGCGGCGGCCCAGCGCACATTGCGCATCCTCAACCTCAGCGGCAACGCGATACAAGAGTTGCGCACCACCGGCGAAAGCGTGACCCTCGATCTGTCGGGGCAGCCCGCGGGCATGTATTGCATCCAGATCTCGGAAGGTGTTTCGCAGAAGAGTGTGAAGGTGGTTAAATATTAG
- a CDS encoding RNA polymerase sigma-70 factor: MPLYRFLKNELDHTNLIKGLKKGDSHSLELLFRRLYPRLCAYANKFLNNMDESEEIVQEVFYRIWKNREQLDEKQSVNGYLFTAVKNTCFNTMEHQKVQDQYATLLQTVYKPSGVDFSAHESFVAEELEKDFQRALEHLPPECRKIFEMSRFEGLKYQEIAERLNISIKTVETQMVRALSKIRLDLKDYLTMLIITLLNQN; encoded by the coding sequence GTGCCGTTATATCGATTTCTGAAGAACGAGCTGGACCATACAAACCTCATCAAGGGTCTCAAGAAAGGAGACTCGCATAGCCTGGAGCTTTTGTTCCGGAGGTTATACCCGCGGCTATGCGCGTATGCCAACAAGTTCCTCAACAACATGGATGAGTCGGAGGAGATTGTTCAGGAGGTGTTTTACCGCATTTGGAAAAATCGCGAACAACTGGATGAGAAGCAGTCGGTGAATGGGTATTTGTTTACGGCGGTGAAGAATACGTGCTTCAATACCATGGAACATCAGAAAGTGCAAGATCAATATGCGACACTCTTGCAGACGGTGTATAAACCGTCGGGGGTTGACTTTAGCGCGCACGAGTCGTTTGTGGCCGAAGAGCTTGAAAAAGATTTTCAGCGTGCTTTGGAGCACTTGCCCCCGGAATGTCGCAAGATCTTTGAGATGAGTCGCTTCGAGGGATTGAAGTACCAGGAGATCGCCGAAAGGCTGAACATCTCTATAAAGACGGTGGAGACCCAAATGGTGCGCGCCTTATCGAAGATCCGGCTCGACCTGAAGGATTATCTCACCATGCTCATCATCACCTTGCTCAATCAAAATTAG